The Tenrec ecaudatus isolate mTenEca1 chromosome 12, mTenEca1.hap1, whole genome shotgun sequence genomic interval TAGGAGAACCTTGCTCCCTAAGgtgttcagtggctggttttttgcAAGTGGGTcatcaggcctgtcttctgataaGCCTCTGGGTAGAAGGGAGCTGCCAATCTTTGGTCCAAAGCTAAGCACAGACATCCTTGGCCTGACTCCAGGTgctgacccccccaaaaaaaccaaaacaaactcttgaacaaAATCTTTGACGTGTTGAAAAGCTGTGCCTGCCTTAAGCCACAGTGGTTCCCATCATCTCAGATgtctgtgaaagttgaacactgacttCGGAAGACCAGAGGAGCAGGGATGTAATGGaaggatggtgctggagaagactattgaaagtcctgggctgccaagagaacaaacacatctgtcttggatgcTGAAACTTCCTCTCACTTGGATTGGACTTGCTGTCAGGCTGGCCCAGTGCAGGGGAAGGTGAAAATGAGGCATGCCTTAggcaggatggatggacacagtggtgccCCAGGGCGCACACGGGGAAGGACAATCGTGAGGATcgtgcaggcccaggcagtgtttctgtcgcacatagggtcactacggTTTGGAAAGGACCGGATGGGACACCTAACAGCTGGGGCTGATTAGAGTGTGCTCATTTCCGCTATCCTGGGCGACTTCACGATCAGTATCACAGCCCACGGTCAGAAGGTTACATTGCTGAACGCGACAAGGATTGGGCAAGGAAGATTGGGCAAGAATGTGAGCCCCAGATGCAGGCCAGGGTGGTGGTCCTGGGAGCTGGCGGCCACCAGGCCTAGCAGAATGTGCGCCTGAGCCCAGCGAGGAAGAGTGCGTGGAGGCGTTGCAGGCTGAGATGTACTGGGTCCACTAGGGCCGCTTGCCCATGGGTTGTCAGTGCTCCATCCCCCGAGGGGTGGCAAGGGCTGGCACGGAGCCTGGGTCAAAGGGCAGGAGAGCAGACCCTGGATCTGAGCCTTTGGGAGCAGATGGGCGGCGCCATCCCTAAAGCCGAAGTCCAGGCTCCCTCACGGACTGGCAGACCAGCCGCGGAGCTCCATGAGGCGAGGTCGGGGCAGGCAGGCAGTCGCCCTCATCAAAGATGGCCAGCGAGCCCGCGGCGCTGGCGCCACGTGACCACGCCCTCCCGCGCCACGTGACCGCCACCCGGGCTCCCGCTCGCCTTCCCGGCGGCACGGAGCAGACGCCGGCGCTGCAGCTGCAGACCCGGGGCATGGTACCGATGCCTGCGATGGCGCGGACGGCGGCGGCGGTGGCCGTGCTGGGCCCCCTGCTCTGGGGCTGCGGCCTGGCGCTGCAGGGCGGGATGCTGTACCCCCGGGAGAGCCCGTCGCGGGAGCGCAAGGAACTCGGGGGCCTTTGGAGCTTCCGCGCCGACTTCTCCGCCAACCGGAGGCAGGGCTTCGAGCAGCAGTGGTACCAGCGGCCGCTGCGGGAGGTCAGCCCTGCCCCGGGGCCCAGGGGGCGCCCCTGGGGAAGGAGGGTGGCTGGCAGGGCAGGACACGGGCAGGGACACtcgcctccccactccctcatcccTGCTTTGTGGGCGAGGGAGCGGGGTCTTGGGACAGGGATGCGCTCGAAGCCACGTGGTGGGAGAGCAGCGCCCAGCGCCCCAAGTTCCTTCTCCTGTGGACCCAGGGGTCGCTGGCCAGGAGGAAGTGGAAGTACTCGCAGGGCGGAGGGGGGGCGGCCTAGGGCCCGAACAGGAAAGGAGAGGCTGCCAGGTCTTGGCCAGGATGAGTTGGGTCGCAGTTCCCTCCGGCTGGACGAAGGCTGGGTCAGCGCAATGCCAGTGGCACCCAGACCCAAGGCAGGGGGTCTGAGGCGGGTTTGCACTTTTTGGAAGAAGTTGGGCGCTGGGAGGAAGGCTCCTGGGTGCCAAGATTTCGCAGACCATGGGACTTGCCACTGGCCATCCTGGGCCTCACCCAACTCTCCCTCTTGACCTGGGTGTACCCTGACAAAGAACTGGGGTGAGGGAGGGCCAGCCAACCACCCCTGCCTGCAGGGTCCAGTCGCACTCAGTGGCCCTGCCCCACAAGGTTTCCAAAGCAGTGGTCATATAAAAGCCGACTGTCTCACCTTCCTCCCACtgggccgctggtgggtttgaactgttgaattttcAGTTAGCCACTGCAACAGCAGGGACCCCCTGCCTCTCCCAGTTCCTCCTTTTGTTTACCTCTGCTACCGGCACTCAGCAGAGGAAGGGCTGTGATGGGACACATGCGCCCTGCTCACAGTTTCCTCCCTACGTGTAATCGGGGCATCATCAGATTCTTAGTCAATGTCAGGTCTCTGAGATCTGTCCTGCTTCAGGTCCCTGTGGTCCTGGGCACTTGCTTCTCTGGGAGACCTTTGTCCTTGTGTCATCAGCCTAGGATGAACGTCTGGGACCACAAGGCATCACCCTGTGTTGATAGCCGAGCTGAAGCCCCTCTGGCTGCTCCTGCTGGCCTCCTGCCTGCAGGGTTCTAGGGCCTGAAGCAGGGATGTCCCGTGGGGGTGTCTGGCAGACTCTAGCCTCTCTCATCTTCCACTGCTTGGTGCCTGCGGCCATGAGCTGACACCCTGCTGTCACCAGCTACTGGCTGGGCAGTAGCTGTGTTGTGGCAGCAAGGGCAACGCAGTGAGGGGTCATATCAGCTCTGGAGAGGCAGTGGGATCACAGCAGGTGCAGAATGGGAGAAGGGGTCCCGGAACCTTTGGGTCTGACAGTCGCCGTGTCCAGCCTTCCCTCTGGCAAATCTGGCCTACCAGCTCTTCCTGGACTTGGACTCCTGGCTATTGGCCTAGAGGTGGGGAAGGTGGGTCTGATAAGTACTCTGGTCTTCTCCCTCCAGTTGGGTCCCACCCTGGACATACCTGTCCCCTCCAGCTTCAATGATGTGACCCAGGCTGGGGAGCTGCGTGACTTCATCGGCTGGGTGTGGTACGAGCGGGAGGTGGTCTTGCCCCAGCGGTGGACCCAGGACCCAGGCACACGCGTGGTCCTGAGGATTGGCAGTGCCCACTACTATGCCATTGTGGTCAGTGTGCTGGGCTGCAGGCCCAGCCTGTCTTTCCTGGGcgtggggaggggatgagcctGCAGGGTGTCCCCCTCATGCCCAGGCACCTCTCCCCGTATCTGCAGTGGGTGAATGGGGTGCATGTGGTTGAGCACGAGGGGGGCCACCTTCCCTTCGAGGCCGACATCAGCAAGCTGGTGCGGGGCGGGTCCCAGGAGTCCTGCCGGGTCACCATCGCCATCAACAACACGCTCAGCCTGACCACCTTGCCGCCCGGCGCCATTCAGTACAGCACAGACCCCTCCAAGTGAGCTGCGCCCTCTCCCTGCCCGCTCTGCCCATCAGCCTTAGCAGGGAGCTGAGGCCACTGTCCTCCCACTCCAGGTACCCCAAGGGCTACTTTGTCCAGAAGACAGCCTTTGACTTCTTCAACTATGCCGGACTGCACCGGCCAGTGCTCCTCTATACCACGCCCACCATATACCTCGATGACATCACAGTCACCACTGGCATGGACCAAGACACTGGTAAGGGCTCCTGGCAGGCTCTGTCCTCGGCCAGGTTCACAAAGATCCACCTTGCCCCCGCCCCCTGGAGCACCTGTACTGCTGACAGCCCCATCCACCCTGTGCgtttgccattgagtctgttccaccTCACGGCGACCCACAGACGACAGAGCAAAAGCTGCCCCAGGGCCACACCCCCTCCCAGCCACAGGCCTCTCTcgtggcctctgtgtgggcggctCATGTCCCAGCACTCTGTCAGACAGGCTCTGTGCGGAGCCCAGTGGGTTTTCCTTGGCCAATTTCCAGAAGTagacctccaggcctttcttcctagtctgtcttagtcaggAAACTGAAGTCCCGGCAGAGAGCCAGCCAGCCAGACACGTGGCAGCCCCTCCCTCTCAGAAGTGAAAATCCAGTCTGAGTGGACCAGAGCTTCTGAAAGCCCATCTAGTCAGTCCCCAAGGAGAAGTGGGGTCCTGATTACAGTCACATGCCCCACGGATGTCCACTCACTGCAGAGGGAGCCCCAGAAATGCACAGTGGTTCTGTAGGGCCTGGGGGCTCAGTGCCGTGGTGGGAAAGGGTGGTCCCAGTCTGTGTGGCCCAGCCCAGTCTCCCTCAGGCCTGCTCGTCTCCTGCAGGGCTGGTGAACTACCAGATCTCCGTCCAGGGCAGCCAGCACTACCAGCTGCAGACGCGCCTTCTGGATGCACAAGGTCGAGTGGTGGCCCAGGGTCCCGGGGACCAGGGCCAGCTACAGGTGCCCAGCGCCCACCTCTGGTGGCCATACCTGATGCACGACCACCCTGGCTACCTGTACTCCTTGGAGGTATTGGTCACATGGGCTCCGGTCAAATTTGTTCCCTTcacctgcccaggcctgggccagcagGGCCGGCAGGTCCTCTCAGCTGCCCAAACCACTCAGTTGATGGTTATTCATTTGAAAATGGTGTAAATGAGTGCAGAACCGTGGCCCCGCCAGCAGTGTGCACATGTGCAGCTGGGACGCTGGTTAGTCCTTATGCCGGGCAGTCAGCCTGCCCATCTCCGGGCGGGACCCTCTTGACTGCAGCTCAGAGCAACTtctgcccccttcccccccactctTGCTACCTGCTCCCAGGGCCTTGTGCAAAGCCCGTTTTTGCTGATTTCCTTGTTTTTCTGTCACTGAGCCCCACCACCGGCCTGGAGTGTTGGGGTGGTCAGGGACCTCCTCTCTTGGCGAGTAACACCCCACCGCACGGAAAGGCCTGGTCTCTCATCTTAACCTGTTGAGAAACTTTTCTGCTGTTTCCATATCCTGCTAgatgccactgtgcccccagcCTGCGCCTTGTCAGCCCGTGGTGGGGTCCCCAGTTCTTGGAGCatggtggtggtaggggtggggtggggtgggggtagctcCCCTGTGTCTTTCTCTCTCATGCCCTGCGTGCGGGTTGCAGGTGCGGCTGACTGCGCAGGCGCCGACGGGGCCCGTGACCGACCTGTACACGCTGCCCGTGGGGATCCGCACGGTGGCCGTCACGGAGCGCCAGTTCCTCATCAACGGGAAGCCGTTCTATTTCCACGGGGTCAACAAGCACGAGGATGCGGACGTGAGTGTGTGCCCGCGTGTGCGCCCCGCGGGCACCCCCTGCCCCACTGCGCGGACCCCGCAGGGGAGGGCAGCTCCGAGATCACCACTGCTGAGCTGCTCCCGCAGGGCCTGCAGAACCCGCTGCCGGGCACTTCTCCTGGACTTTGGCGCtgtgggttaagcgttgggcttaGCTGCCAAGTaggtggcagttcaagcccaccagctgctctttgggataaacatgaggctgtctattcccgaCAAGACTGCCAGCCTTGGAAACGCCATACAAGGTGGTTATGAGCAGAATCAGCTCAAGAGCCGCAGGTTTGGTTTCTCATCCATTcatgaagagtcctggtggctcagtggttaattggtgggctgctgactgttaggtcaa includes:
- the LOC142462794 gene encoding beta-glucuronidase-like isoform X1, which produces MVPMPAMARTAAAVAVLGPLLWGCGLALQGGMLYPRESPSRERKELGGLWSFRADFSANRRQGFEQQWYQRPLRELGPTLDIPVPSSFNDVTQAGELRDFIGWVWYEREVVLPQRWTQDPGTRVVLRIGSAHYYAIVWVNGVHVVEHEGGHLPFEADISKLVRGGSQESCRVTIAINNTLSLTTLPPGAIQYSTDPSKYPKGYFVQKTAFDFFNYAGLHRPVLLYTTPTIYLDDITVTTGMDQDTGLVNYQISVQGSQHYQLQTRLLDAQGRVVAQGPGDQGQLQVPSAHLWWPYLMHDHPGYLYSLEVRLTAQAPTGPVTDLYTLPVGIRTVAVTERQFLINGKPFYFHGVNKHEDADIRGKGFDWPLLVKDFGLLRWLGANSFRTSHYPYSEETMQLCDRYGIVVIDESPGVGISLVESFGNASLQHHLQVMEELVRRDKNHPAVVMWSVANEPASALPPAGYYFKTVIAHTKALDPTRPVTYVTNTNYAKDLGAQYVDVICINSYYSWYHDFGHLEVVPIQLTSQLEAWYSTYQKPIIQSEYGADAIAGFHQDPPIMFSEEYQRSLLEQYHLVLDQKRREYVVGELIWNFADFMTAQSTVRVLGNRKGIFTRQRQPKSAAFILRERYWRIANETSSLARSAQCAGNSLFTL
- the LOC142462794 gene encoding beta-glucuronidase-like isoform X2, whose translation is MVPMPAMARTAAAVAVLGPLLWGCGLALQGGMLYPRESPSRERKELGGLWSFRADFSANRRQGFEQQWYQRPLRELGPTLDIPVPSSFNDVTQAGELRDFIGWVWYEREVVLPQRWTQDPGTRVVLRIGSAHYYAIVWVNGVHVVEHEGGHLPFEADISKLVRGGSQESCRVTIAINNTLSLTTLPPGAIQYSTDPSKYPKGYFVQKTAFDFFNYAGLHRPVLLYTTPTIYLDDITVTTGMDQDTGLVNYQISVQGSQHYQLQTRLLDAQGRVVAQGPGDQGQLQVPSAHLWWPYLMHDHPGYLYSLEVRLTAQAPTGPVTDLYTLPVGIRTVAVTERQFLINGKPFYFHGVNKHEDADIRGKGFDWPLLVKDFGLLRWLGANSFRTSHYPYSEETMQLCDRYGIVVIDESPGVGISLVESFGNASLQHHLQVMEELVRRDKNHPAVVMWSVANEPASALPPAGYYFKTVIAHTKALDPTRPVTYVTNTNYAKDLGAQYVDVICINSYYSWYHDFGHLEVVPIQLTSQLEAWYSTYQKPIIQSEYGADAIAGFHQDPPIMFSEEYQRSLLEQYHLVLDQKRREYVVGELIWNFADFMTAQSTILD
- the LOC142462794 gene encoding beta-glucuronidase-like isoform X3, whose amino-acid sequence is MVPMPAMARTAAAVAVLGPLLWGCGLALQGGMLYPRESPSRERKELGGLWSFRADFSANRRQGFEQQWYQRPLRELGPTLDIPVPSSFNDVTQAGELRDFIGWVWYEREVVLPQRWTQDPGTRVVLRIGSAHYYAIVWVNGVHVVEHEGGHLPFEADISKLVRGGSQESCRVTIAINNTLSLTTLPPGAIQYSTDPSKYPKGYFVQKTAFDFFNYAGLHRPVLLYTTPTIYLDDITVTTGMDQDTGLVNYQISVQGSQHYQLQTRLLDAQGRVVAQGPGDQGQLQVPSAHLWWPYLMHDHPGYLYSLEVRLTAQAPTGPVTDLYTLPVGIRTVAVTERQFLINGKPFYFHGVNKHEDADIRGKGFDWPLLVKDFGLLRWLGANSFRTSHYPYSEETMQLCDRYGIVVIDESPGVGISLVESFGNASLQHHLQVMEELVRRDKNHPAVVMWSVANEPASALPPAGYYFKTVIAHTKALDPTRPVTYVTNTNYAKDLGAQYVDVICINSYYSWYHDFGHLEVVPIQLTSQLEAWYSTYQKPIIQSEYGADAIAGFHQDPPIMFSEEYQRSLLEQYHLVLDQKRREYVVGELIWNFADFMTAQ